From a region of the Bradyrhizobium sp. KBS0727 genome:
- a CDS encoding methyl-accepting chemotaxis protein: MFKIRSIAARLILAISLTVALACAILGTFSIMQQRALTRLALDQQLKLQYDSVIAAVDYEGRAALAVSAVVAALPPVSEAITRGSRDELAALLGDANKALKAQGIPLITFQVPPATSFYRVHEPKIFGDDVSGRRSTVVEAIKTGKPIVGVEPGREALGIFGMTPIIRDGKSLANVDVGAAFGKEFVDRAKKRFGIDLAVHSFDGTAFKKLSSTFGETVIATQDELKGVMDGGALRREATLDGHPAALFLGQIRNYAGQPVAVIEIIKDTTEYDAAAATSQRNLVLGTVAILAVAIVLAFLLGRGLSRPLAAITAVMNRLSSGEIDVTIPGSERRDELGTMAAAVDVFRRSMIEARGMRDAQEASKQQSELEKKALQRQMADRFEADVKSVVATVAKATSDMQRVAGEITASVNGTSEQAAAAAAASEEASASVSTVAAATEELASSVAEIGRQVTHSSQVADNAVVKAGQTTEMVGSLASAAEKIGDVLRLIGAIASQTNLLALNATIEAARAGEAGRGFAVVASEVKELASQTAKATDEIAGQVAAIQSATGECVTAIGGISDTIREINGIATTIAAAVEQQESATREIARSVQQAATGTSEVSVNVTGASQSADRSRALADNVLAATGQLGRQADALHESVDTFLAGLRDAA; encoded by the coding sequence ATGTTCAAAATTCGATCGATCGCCGCCCGCCTGATCCTCGCCATCTCGCTGACGGTCGCCCTCGCCTGCGCCATTCTCGGAACCTTCTCGATCATGCAGCAGCGCGCGTTGACGCGGCTGGCGCTCGATCAGCAGCTCAAGCTGCAATATGACAGCGTCATTGCGGCCGTCGACTACGAAGGCCGCGCCGCGCTCGCGGTAAGTGCGGTGGTCGCCGCGCTGCCTCCGGTCAGCGAGGCCATCACCAGGGGTAGTCGCGATGAGCTGGCGGCCCTGCTCGGCGACGCCAACAAGGCATTGAAGGCGCAAGGTATCCCGCTGATTACCTTCCAGGTGCCTCCGGCGACTTCGTTTTACCGTGTTCACGAACCCAAGATTTTCGGTGACGATGTATCCGGCCGCCGGAGCACGGTTGTCGAAGCTATCAAGACTGGCAAGCCGATCGTCGGCGTCGAGCCCGGGCGAGAGGCGCTCGGCATTTTCGGCATGACTCCGATCATTCGCGACGGCAAAAGCCTGGCGAACGTCGACGTCGGCGCAGCCTTCGGCAAGGAATTCGTGGATCGTGCCAAAAAGCGCTTCGGCATCGACCTTGCGGTGCATTCGTTCGACGGCACCGCGTTCAAGAAGTTGTCCTCGACCTTTGGCGAGACCGTGATTGCCACCCAGGACGAACTCAAGGGTGTGATGGATGGCGGGGCATTGCGCCGCGAAGCGACGCTCGACGGTCATCCGGCCGCCCTCTTTCTCGGGCAGATCAGGAACTATGCCGGCCAGCCGGTCGCGGTCATCGAGATCATCAAGGATACGACCGAGTACGACGCCGCGGCCGCGACCTCACAACGCAACCTGGTTCTCGGCACCGTTGCGATCCTGGCGGTGGCCATCGTGCTGGCGTTCCTGCTCGGCCGCGGGCTGTCACGGCCGCTCGCCGCCATCACCGCCGTCATGAACCGGCTTTCGAGCGGCGAAATCGACGTCACGATCCCCGGCAGCGAACGCCGCGACGAACTCGGCACCATGGCGGCGGCGGTCGACGTGTTCCGCCGCAGCATGATCGAGGCGCGTGGCATGCGCGACGCGCAGGAAGCCTCCAAGCAGCAGAGCGAACTCGAGAAGAAGGCCCTGCAGCGCCAGATGGCCGATCGCTTCGAGGCCGACGTCAAGAGCGTCGTCGCCACCGTCGCCAAGGCGACGTCGGACATGCAGCGCGTGGCCGGCGAAATCACCGCCAGCGTGAACGGCACCTCGGAACAGGCCGCCGCCGCGGCTGCGGCCTCTGAGGAGGCCTCCGCCAGCGTCAGCACGGTGGCTGCCGCCACCGAGGAACTGGCCTCCTCCGTCGCCGAGATCGGCCGCCAGGTCACCCATTCAAGCCAGGTCGCCGATAACGCCGTGGTCAAGGCCGGGCAAACCACCGAAATGGTCGGCAGCCTCGCCTCCGCGGCCGAAAAAATCGGCGACGTGCTACGGCTGATCGGCGCGATCGCAAGCCAGACCAACCTGCTGGCGCTCAACGCGACCATCGAGGCCGCACGCGCCGGCGAGGCCGGCAGAGGCTTTGCCGTCGTCGCCTCCGAGGTCAAGGAACTCGCCAGCCAGACCGCGAAGGCGACCGACGAGATCGCCGGACAGGTCGCCGCCATCCAGTCCGCGACCGGCGAATGCGTGACCGCGATCGGCGGCATCAGCGACACCATTCGCGAGATCAACGGCATCGCCACCACGATCGCCGCCGCTGTCGAACAGCAGGAATCAGCGACGCGGGAGATTGCCCGCAGCGTGCAACAGGCGGCCACCGGCACCAGCGAAGTCTCGGTCAACGTGACCGGCGCCAGCCAGTCCGCCGACCGCTCGCGCGCGCTCGCCGACAACGTGCTGGCCGCCACCGGCCAACTCGGCCGTCAGGCCGACGCGCTGCACGAAAGCGTCGATACCTTCCTGGCCGGCCTACGCGACGCCGCATAG
- a CDS encoding bifunctional diguanylate cyclase/phosphodiesterase, with translation MPNKKPRTASKPKRPARARLFGRPAKPGPQRVGSRRVRAEIGEIARKRVEVEAAIADARKSDEMLREAIDILPQGVVFLDAEGRYILWNKKYAEIYSRSSDLFERGARLEDTIRIGVKRGDYPEAIGREEAWIADRLRKLYQPGERHEQTLADGRVILIDERLTEGGGVIGLRVDITELKQREASFRLLFDSNPVPMIVCALDGERILGINDAAIEHYGYSRQEFERLTIRNLQAFDPELPWSGERSSDEQNARTWKHVRADGTLIDLAIYSRQLVYGDKPAILLALMDITERKRAEARLAFMAQHDGLTGLPNRSLLRQQMDDILLHTRRSAEKVAVLVLGLDNFKAVNDTLGHGVGDKLLRGVAKRLKSTLREEDTVARLNSDEFAIVQSGVARPEDAVLLAKRLLEAIGDPYLLDGHSVVIGASIGIAVSPGDGDESDKLLKNADMALSRAKNDSRGTFSFFEAEMDARAQTRRKIEIDLREAIHNDVLRPYYQPLVDLSTGRITGFEALVRWPHSERGMISPAEFIPVAEETGLINAVGGLMLRRACMDAAQWPDDVRVAVNLSPLQFRIGNLLSVVMDTLKQSGLPPTRLELEITETLLLEKSDQVLATLHALRSLGVRISMDDFGTGYSSLSYLRSFPFDKIKIDQSFVRDLAANPDAQAIVRSIISLGKGLGVTITAEGVETEAELSCLRNEGCHEGQGFLFSRARPNVEIVSLLKAQRGERPTAGNALVA, from the coding sequence ATGCCGAACAAGAAGCCAAGAACAGCGAGCAAGCCGAAACGGCCGGCGCGCGCCCGCTTGTTCGGCCGGCCGGCAAAACCCGGCCCGCAACGCGTCGGCAGCCGCCGCGTTCGTGCCGAGATCGGCGAGATCGCGCGCAAGCGCGTCGAGGTCGAGGCCGCGATTGCGGATGCGCGCAAATCCGATGAGATGTTGCGCGAGGCGATCGACATCCTGCCGCAGGGCGTCGTGTTTCTCGACGCCGAAGGCCGTTACATTCTCTGGAACAAGAAATATGCGGAGATCTACAGCCGCAGTTCGGACCTGTTCGAGCGCGGCGCGCGGCTGGAAGACACCATCCGCATCGGCGTCAAGCGGGGCGATTATCCCGAAGCGATTGGCCGCGAGGAGGCGTGGATCGCCGACCGGCTCAGGAAGCTATACCAGCCCGGCGAGCGGCACGAGCAGACGCTGGCCGACGGCCGCGTCATCCTGATCGACGAGCGGCTGACCGAGGGCGGTGGTGTGATCGGCCTGCGCGTCGATATCACCGAACTGAAGCAGCGCGAGGCTTCATTCCGGCTGCTGTTCGACAGCAACCCGGTTCCGATGATCGTCTGCGCGCTCGACGGCGAGCGGATTCTCGGCATCAACGACGCCGCGATCGAGCACTATGGCTATAGCCGTCAAGAGTTCGAAAGGCTGACGATTCGCAATCTGCAGGCGTTCGATCCCGAACTGCCGTGGAGCGGCGAACGCTCCAGCGACGAGCAGAACGCGCGAACCTGGAAACATGTCAGGGCTGACGGCACCCTGATCGACCTTGCGATCTATTCGCGCCAACTCGTTTACGGCGACAAGCCTGCCATCCTGCTGGCGTTGATGGACATCACCGAGCGCAAGCGTGCCGAGGCGCGGCTGGCCTTCATGGCCCAGCATGACGGATTGACCGGGCTGCCGAACCGCTCCCTGCTGCGGCAGCAGATGGACGATATCCTGCTGCACACGCGACGCAGCGCCGAGAAAGTCGCGGTGCTGGTGCTCGGCCTCGACAATTTCAAGGCGGTCAACGATACGCTCGGCCACGGTGTCGGCGACAAGCTCCTGCGCGGCGTCGCCAAACGATTGAAGTCGACGCTGCGCGAGGAAGACACGGTGGCCCGGCTCAACTCCGACGAATTCGCGATCGTCCAGAGTGGCGTGGCACGTCCCGAGGACGCGGTGCTGCTCGCGAAGCGGCTGCTGGAGGCGATCGGTGACCCCTATCTGCTGGACGGTCATTCCGTCGTGATCGGCGCCAGCATCGGCATTGCGGTGTCGCCCGGCGACGGTGACGAGTCCGACAAACTCCTGAAGAACGCCGACATGGCCTTGTCACGCGCCAAGAACGACTCGCGCGGCACGTTCAGCTTCTTCGAAGCCGAGATGGATGCCCGGGCCCAGACCCGGCGCAAGATCGAGATCGACCTGCGCGAAGCGATCCACAACGATGTGCTGCGGCCGTACTACCAACCGCTGGTCGACCTTTCGACCGGACGTATCACCGGCTTCGAGGCGCTGGTGCGCTGGCCGCATTCCGAGCGCGGCATGATTTCACCCGCCGAGTTCATCCCGGTGGCCGAAGAGACCGGCCTGATCAACGCGGTCGGCGGGCTGATGCTGCGCCGCGCCTGCATGGATGCCGCACAATGGCCTGACGACGTACGCGTCGCGGTCAATCTGTCGCCGCTGCAGTTCCGCATCGGCAATCTGTTGTCGGTGGTGATGGATACGCTGAAGCAATCCGGCCTGCCGCCGACGCGGCTGGAACTCGAGATCACCGAAACGCTGCTGCTCGAGAAGAGCGACCAGGTGCTGGCGACACTGCATGCGTTGCGGTCGCTCGGGGTGCGCATTTCGATGGACGATTTCGGCACCGGCTATTCCAGCCTGAGCTATCTGCGCAGCTTTCCGTTCGACAAGATCAAGATCGACCAGTCGTTCGTCCGCGATCTCGCCGCCAATCCCGATGCCCAGGCGATCGTTCGCTCGATCATCAGCCTCGGCAAGGGCCTCGGGGTCACGATCACGGCCGAAGGCGTCGAAACCGAAGCCGAACTAAGCTGCCTGCGCAACGAAGGCTGCCACGAAGGGCAGGGCTTTCTGTTCAGCCGCGCACGGCCCAATGTCGAGATCGTCAGCCTGTTGAAGGCGCAGCGCGGCGAGAGGCCGACGGCGGGGAACGCGCTGGTGGCGTGA
- the mepA gene encoding penicillin-insensitive murein endopeptidase — translation MTRRLILIPLLIAIAVVNAAAARAQDKGTLDAKPLPPLANPNDPKIGAKELFGRKVLPAAMPTRVLGFYAHGCIAGAEALPINGKTWQVMRLSRNRYYAHPDMVELLKRLSEKAHKDAGWPGILVGDMSQPRGGPMFTGHASHQVGLDADIWLTPMPNRTLSRNEREEMSAVMMVRNDRLDVDTRVFTPGHLAVIRAAALEPTVQRIFVNAAIKKALCREAKGDRHWLSKVRPMYGHDYHFHIRIKCPPGSGAECESQPDPSESEGCSTGDLAYWFKDSVLHPKPPPKPPKPKPPMTMAALPAACKAVLAAPDAKQ, via the coding sequence ATGACCCGCCGCCTGATTCTGATCCCGCTCCTGATCGCGATCGCCGTCGTCAATGCCGCTGCCGCGCGGGCGCAGGACAAGGGCACGCTCGACGCCAAACCGCTGCCGCCGCTCGCCAACCCCAACGATCCCAAGATCGGCGCCAAGGAACTGTTCGGCCGCAAGGTGCTGCCGGCGGCGATGCCGACGCGCGTGCTCGGATTTTACGCGCATGGCTGCATCGCGGGCGCGGAAGCGCTGCCCATCAACGGCAAAACCTGGCAGGTGATGCGGTTGTCGCGCAATCGCTATTACGCGCATCCCGACATGGTCGAACTGCTGAAGCGGCTTTCCGAAAAGGCGCACAAGGATGCCGGCTGGCCCGGGATCCTGGTCGGCGACATGTCGCAGCCGCGCGGCGGCCCGATGTTCACCGGCCACGCCAGCCACCAGGTCGGGCTGGATGCCGACATTTGGCTGACGCCGATGCCGAACCGGACATTGTCGCGCAACGAGCGCGAGGAAATGTCGGCGGTGATGATGGTGCGCAACGACCGGCTCGACGTCGATACCAGGGTGTTTACGCCGGGCCATCTCGCCGTGATCCGCGCCGCCGCGCTGGAGCCGACCGTGCAGCGGATCTTCGTCAATGCCGCGATCAAGAAGGCGCTGTGCCGCGAGGCCAAGGGCGACCGGCACTGGCTCTCCAAGGTACGGCCGATGTACGGCCACGACTATCATTTCCATATCCGCATCAAATGCCCGCCCGGCAGCGGCGCCGAATGCGAGAGCCAACCCGATCCGTCGGAAAGCGAGGGCTGCAGCACCGGCGATCTGGCCTACTGGTTCAAGGATTCGGTGCTCCATCCCAAACCGCCGCCGAAGCCGCCCAAGCCCAAGCCGCCGATGACGATGGCGGCGCTGCCGGCCGCCTGCAAGGCGGTGCTGGCCGCGCCCGACGCCAAGCAATAG
- a CDS encoding molybdopterin-binding protein, translating into MRISARNQIKGAVIEVKKGATTSHVRVDIGNGQIITSSITNEAVDELGIKTGGKATVVIKASDVMIAVD; encoded by the coding sequence ATGCGCATCAGTGCACGCAATCAGATCAAGGGCGCCGTTATCGAAGTCAAGAAGGGCGCCACCACCTCGCATGTCCGCGTCGATATCGGCAACGGCCAGATCATCACCTCTTCGATCACCAACGAGGCGGTCGACGAGCTCGGCATCAAGACCGGCGGCAAGGCCACTGTCGTGATCAAAGCCTCCGACGTCATGATCGCGGTGGACTGA
- the modA gene encoding molybdate ABC transporter substrate-binding protein: MSRLAGIATAFVILLGAAYSPASAQDKTLTVFAAASMKNALDDIDAAYTAKTGVKVTVSYAASSALAKQIEQGAPADVFISADTDWMDYAIGKKNINEPTRVNLLGNSIVLIAPKDSRIDHVNIGAGFDLAKLAGDGRIATGDVKAVPVGKYAKAALERLGAWQAAESKFAMADSVRAALTLVARGEAGLGIVYSTDAKVEPGVKIVGTFPADSHPAIIYPVAATTTAKPETSDYLAFLRSTAAKTVLEKYGFKFLVSPST; this comes from the coding sequence ATGTCTCGTCTCGCCGGAATTGCGACCGCCTTTGTCATCCTGCTCGGGGCAGCGTATTCGCCCGCCTCCGCCCAGGACAAAACCCTGACGGTCTTCGCCGCAGCCTCGATGAAGAACGCGCTCGACGACATCGACGCGGCCTATACCGCGAAGACCGGCGTCAAGGTCACCGTGAGCTATGCCGCCAGTTCCGCGCTCGCCAAGCAGATCGAGCAGGGTGCGCCGGCCGACGTCTTCATTTCCGCCGATACCGACTGGATGGACTACGCGATCGGAAAGAAGAACATCAACGAGCCGACCCGCGTCAACCTGCTCGGCAACAGCATCGTGCTGATCGCGCCGAAGGATTCCAGGATCGACCATGTGAACATCGGAGCCGGCTTCGATCTCGCCAAACTTGCCGGTGACGGCAGGATCGCCACCGGCGACGTCAAGGCCGTGCCGGTCGGCAAATACGCCAAGGCGGCGCTGGAGAGACTGGGCGCGTGGCAGGCGGCCGAATCCAAATTCGCGATGGCCGACAGCGTGCGCGCCGCACTGACGCTGGTGGCGCGCGGCGAAGCCGGTCTCGGCATCGTCTATTCCACCGATGCCAAGGTCGAACCCGGCGTCAAGATCGTCGGCACCTTTCCGGCCGATTCCCATCCGGCGATCATCTATCCGGTGGCGGCGACGACCACCGCGAAGCCGGAGACCTCGGATTATCTCGCTTTCCTGCGCTCGACCGCGGCAAAGACCGTCCTCGAGAAATATGGCTTCAAGTTCCTGGTCAGCCCCTCAACCTGA
- the modB gene encoding molybdate ABC transporter permease subunit has translation MSEISPAEWTAILLSLRVAVIATLVATPFGIALAWLLARRDFWGKSVVDAAIHLPLVLPPVVTGYLLLLTFGRRGLVGAWLADHLGIVFAFRWTGAALACGVMSFPLLVRPIRLSIEAIDRRLEQAAGTLGAAPWQVFATVTLPLALPGVLAGMVLGFAKAIGEFGATITFVSNIPGETQTISSAIYSLIQTPDGDSAAARLVIISIVIAMGALIASEWFARRALRRLHGN, from the coding sequence ATGTCCGAGATCTCGCCGGCCGAATGGACGGCCATCCTGCTGTCATTGCGGGTCGCCGTGATTGCGACCTTGGTAGCGACGCCGTTCGGCATTGCGCTGGCGTGGCTGCTGGCGCGGCGGGATTTTTGGGGCAAGTCGGTCGTCGACGCTGCGATCCATCTGCCGCTGGTGCTGCCACCGGTTGTCACGGGTTACCTGCTGCTGCTGACGTTCGGCCGCCGCGGCCTCGTCGGTGCATGGCTGGCCGATCATCTCGGCATCGTGTTCGCGTTCCGCTGGACCGGAGCCGCGCTCGCCTGCGGCGTGATGTCGTTCCCGCTTTTGGTGCGGCCGATCCGGCTCTCGATCGAGGCGATCGATCGCCGGCTGGAACAGGCCGCCGGCACGCTCGGCGCGGCGCCCTGGCAGGTGTTTGCGACCGTGACCTTGCCACTGGCGTTGCCCGGCGTGCTGGCCGGCATGGTGCTCGGCTTTGCCAAGGCGATCGGCGAGTTCGGCGCCACCATCACCTTCGTCTCCAATATCCCGGGCGAAACCCAGACCATCTCATCGGCCATCTATTCGCTGATCCAGACCCCCGACGGCGACAGCGCCGCGGCCCGGCTGGTGATCATCTCCATCGTGATCGCGATGGGCGCCTTGATCGCATCCGAATGGTTTGCGCGGCGCGCCCTGCGGCGCCTGCACGGGAACTGA
- the modC gene encoding molybdenum ABC transporter ATP-binding protein, translating to MLRVDITKQLGEFSLQASFESQGRVTGLFGASGAGKTSLINIIAGLLRPDRGTIALDGDVLDDTATRVHVPPHRRRIGYVFQDARLFPHLDVRQNLDYGRRMNRLTADPAQHRRVTELLDIGHLLDRRPGRLSGGERQRVALGRALLSKPRLLLLDEPLGSLDEGRKVEILPYLVRLRDEGIPMVYVSHDAAELRQLATQIVMLQRGRVTALGGVKVLA from the coding sequence ATGCTGCGCGTCGACATCACCAAGCAACTCGGCGAATTCTCGCTTCAGGCTTCGTTCGAAAGCCAGGGCCGCGTCACCGGCCTGTTCGGCGCCTCCGGCGCCGGCAAGACCTCGCTGATCAACATCATCGCAGGGCTGCTGCGACCCGACCGCGGCACGATCGCGCTCGACGGCGATGTGCTCGACGACACCGCCACGCGCGTGCACGTGCCGCCGCACCGGCGCCGGATCGGTTATGTATTCCAGGATGCACGGTTGTTTCCGCATCTCGATGTCCGGCAAAATCTCGACTACGGCCGGCGCATGAACCGCCTCACCGCGGATCCGGCGCAGCACAGGCGCGTCACCGAGCTGCTCGATATCGGACATCTGCTGGACCGCCGCCCCGGCCGGCTCTCCGGCGGCGAACGCCAGCGCGTGGCGCTCGGTCGCGCGCTGTTGTCGAAGCCGCGGCTGCTGCTGCTGGACGAGCCGCTGGGCTCGCTCGACGAGGGCCGCAAGGTCGAGATCCTGCCCTATCTGGTGCGTCTGCGCGACGAAGGCATACCGATGGTCTATGTCAGCCACGACGCGGCGGAGCTGCGCCAGCTCGCCACGCAAATCGTGATGCTACAGCGCGGACGGGTGACAGCGCTCGGCGGGGTCAAGGTATTGGCGTAA
- a CDS encoding MFS transporter codes for MEDVERRVIGKVMRRLIPFLILCYFVAYLDRVNVSFAKLHMNQALGFSEAAFGLGAGLFFIAYFLFEVPSNIFLERVGARVWIARIMISWGIVSAAFAFIPSISGVTGTSNETVFYTLRLLLGACEAGFFPGIIFYLTLWFPAVYRARVISFFMLAIPISSIVGAPISGMLLNLSGWGLEGWQWLFVLEALPSVLVGLGVLFYLTDFPRQASWLQKDEIAWLENVQATEKQNKERIEHLSLFQALTDVRILLCALVYFCLNAASYGVAFFLPTIIKNFGVSDTQTGLLAALPFIFGGVGMVLLGRHSDRTMERKGHVAAALLMAAIGIGLSGLVSNPVVVMALLCFAQIGVSAVPAMFWPLPASFLTGASAAAGIAAINSLGNLSGFAGPFAMGYLKDLTGNFTVGLLLLAGCAVVGAAVVMSLRIDVRREQASGEVALAH; via the coding sequence ATGGAAGACGTCGAACGGCGCGTAATCGGCAAGGTGATGCGGCGGCTGATACCGTTTCTGATCCTGTGCTATTTCGTTGCCTATCTCGATCGCGTCAATGTCAGTTTCGCCAAGCTGCACATGAACCAGGCGCTTGGCTTCAGCGAGGCGGCCTTCGGACTGGGCGCCGGACTTTTCTTCATTGCCTATTTTCTGTTTGAGGTGCCTTCGAACATTTTTCTGGAGCGGGTCGGCGCGCGGGTCTGGATCGCACGCATCATGATCTCCTGGGGGATCGTCTCGGCCGCGTTCGCCTTCATCCCGTCGATATCAGGCGTCACCGGAACGTCGAACGAAACGGTTTTCTATACGCTTCGCTTGTTGCTTGGTGCATGCGAGGCCGGTTTCTTTCCCGGCATCATCTTCTATCTGACCCTGTGGTTCCCGGCAGTCTATCGCGCGCGCGTCATCAGCTTCTTCATGCTGGCGATCCCGATTTCATCCATCGTCGGCGCGCCGATCTCCGGAATGCTGCTGAACCTGAGCGGCTGGGGACTGGAAGGCTGGCAGTGGCTGTTCGTTCTGGAAGCGTTGCCATCGGTCCTGGTGGGGCTCGGCGTGTTGTTCTATCTCACCGATTTTCCGCGTCAGGCGAGCTGGCTGCAAAAGGACGAGATTGCGTGGCTGGAGAACGTGCAGGCAACCGAGAAACAGAACAAGGAGAGAATCGAACATCTTTCACTATTTCAGGCACTCACCGATGTCCGCATCCTGCTCTGCGCCCTGGTGTATTTCTGCCTCAATGCGGCGAGCTACGGCGTCGCGTTCTTTCTGCCGACCATCATCAAGAACTTTGGCGTGAGCGATACCCAGACCGGACTGCTGGCTGCGTTGCCCTTTATCTTCGGCGGCGTCGGCATGGTGCTGCTCGGTCGGCATTCGGACCGCACGATGGAACGGAAAGGCCACGTCGCGGCGGCGCTGCTGATGGCGGCGATCGGAATCGGATTGTCAGGGCTGGTATCGAATCCCGTCGTCGTCATGGCGTTGCTTTGCTTTGCGCAGATCGGCGTCTCCGCGGTGCCGGCGATGTTCTGGCCGCTACCGGCAAGCTTCCTGACCGGAGCGTCGGCCGCTGCCGGGATCGCGGCGATCAACTCGCTCGGCAACCTCTCGGGCTTCGCCGGTCCGTTTGCGATGGGCTACCTGAAGGATCTGACCGGCAACTTCACGGTCGGCCTGCTCCTGCTCGCCGGATGCGCGGTCGTTGGCGCAGCCGTGGTCATGAGCCTGCGCATCGACGTGCGGCGCGAGCAGGCATCGGGTGAGGTCGCGCTGGCGCACTAG
- the ilvD gene encoding dihydroxy-acid dehydratase — MPAYRSRTTTHGRNMAGARGLWRATGMKNEDFGKPIIAVVNSFTQFVPGHVHLKDLGQLVAREIETAGGVAKEFNTIAVDDGIAMGHDGMLYSLPSREIIADSVEYMVNAHCADAMVCISNCDKITPGMLMAALRLNIPTVFVSGGPMESGKVNLKGKIRAVDLIDAMVAAADPNVSDADVETIERSACPTCGSCSGMFTANSMNCLTEALGLALPGNGSVLATHADRRGLFVEAGHLIVDLARRYYEQNDETALPRAIASFKAFENAMTLDIAMGGSTNTVLHLLAAAYEGEVPFTMQDIDRLSRRVPVLCKVAPSVADVHLEDVHRAGGVMAILGELDRAGLLNRGLPMVHAKSLEDALARWDVKQTKSESVRKFFMAAPGNVPTQVAFSQERRFEELDTDRETGCIRDLAHAYSKDGGLAVLSGNIALDGCIVKTAGVDESILKFEGPARIFESQDAAVEAILGNKIKPGDVVVVRYEGPRGGPGMQEMLYPTSYLKSKGLGKVCALVTDGRFSGGSSGLSIGHLSPEAAEGGLIGLVEDGDLIKIDIPARSISLMVDDATLAKRREAMLARGADAWKPAKKRSRKITMALKAYAALTTSAARGAVRVVPE; from the coding sequence ATGCCCGCCTACCGCTCCCGAACCACGACCCACGGCCGCAACATGGCGGGCGCCCGCGGCCTCTGGCGTGCCACCGGCATGAAGAACGAGGATTTCGGCAAGCCGATCATTGCCGTGGTCAATTCGTTCACCCAGTTCGTGCCCGGCCACGTCCATCTCAAGGACCTCGGCCAGCTCGTCGCGCGCGAGATCGAGACCGCCGGCGGCGTCGCCAAGGAATTCAACACCATCGCGGTGGATGACGGCATCGCCATGGGCCATGACGGCATGCTCTACAGCCTGCCGTCGCGCGAGATCATCGCCGACAGCGTCGAGTACATGGTCAACGCGCATTGCGCGGATGCGATGGTGTGCATCTCCAACTGCGACAAGATCACCCCCGGCATGCTGATGGCGGCGCTGCGGCTCAACATCCCGACCGTGTTCGTCTCGGGCGGGCCGATGGAATCCGGCAAGGTCAACCTCAAGGGCAAGATCCGGGCAGTCGATCTGATCGACGCCATGGTTGCGGCGGCCGACCCCAACGTCAGTGACGCCGACGTCGAGACCATCGAGCGCTCGGCCTGTCCGACCTGCGGCTCGTGCTCCGGCATGTTCACGGCCAATTCCATGAACTGCCTCACCGAGGCGCTGGGGCTTGCTTTGCCCGGCAACGGCTCGGTGCTGGCGACGCATGCCGACCGCAGGGGTCTGTTCGTCGAGGCCGGTCACCTGATCGTCGATCTGGCGCGCCGCTATTACGAGCAGAACGATGAAACCGCGCTGCCGCGGGCCATCGCCAGCTTCAAGGCGTTCGAGAACGCCATGACGCTCGATATCGCCATGGGCGGATCGACCAACACGGTGCTGCATCTGCTGGCGGCGGCCTACGAAGGCGAGGTGCCGTTCACGATGCAGGATATCGACCGGCTGTCGCGCCGGGTGCCGGTGCTGTGCAAGGTGGCGCCGTCGGTGGCCGACGTGCATCTGGAAGACGTGCATCGCGCCGGCGGCGTGATGGCGATCCTCGGCGAACTCGATCGCGCAGGTCTGCTCAATCGCGGTCTGCCGATGGTTCACGCCAAGTCGCTGGAAGACGCGCTGGCCCGCTGGGACGTCAAGCAGACCAAGAGCGAAAGCGTCCGCAAATTCTTCATGGCCGCACCCGGCAACGTGCCGACGCAGGTGGCCTTCAGCCAGGAGCGCCGGTTCGAGGAACTCGACACCGACCGCGAGACCGGCTGCATCCGCGACCTCGCACATGCCTATTCCAAGGATGGCGGCCTCGCGGTGCTGTCGGGCAATATCGCCCTCGACGGCTGCATCGTGAAGACCGCCGGCGTCGACGAGAGCATCTTGAAGTTCGAGGGCCCGGCGCGGATCTTCGAAAGCCAGGACGCCGCGGTCGAAGCCATCCTGGGCAACAAGATCAAGCCGGGCGACGTCGTCGTGGTCCGCTATGAAGGCCCGCGCGGCGGTCCCGGCATGCAGGAGATGCTGTATCCGACCAGCTATCTCAAATCGAAGGGCCTCGGCAAAGTCTGCGCGCTCGTCACCGACGGCCGCTTCTCCGGCGGCTCATCGGGACTGTCGATCGGGCATCTCTCGCCGGAAGCCGCCGAAGGCGGCTTGATCGGCCTCGTCGAGGACGGCGATCTCATCAAGATCGATATCCCCGCGCGTTCGATCAGCCTCATGGTCGACGACGCCACCTTGGCGAAGCGGCGCGAAGCCATGCTGGCCCGCGGCGCGGATGCCTGGAAGCCCGCCAAGAAGCGCAGCCGCAAGATCACGATGGCGCTGAAGGCCTACGCAGCGCTGACCACGAGCGCCGCCCGCGGCGCAGTGCGGGTCGTCCCGGAATAG